In the genome of Chrysiogenes arsenatis DSM 11915, one region contains:
- a CDS encoding CoA transferase, which yields MTHTRLSESDANFHTILHGCKVVNVSLNLPGPAAAEKLANMGAHVTKVEPPTGDPMQHYCPYWYQHMAAGQTVVTADLKSEAGKSDLDALLRNADVLLTASRPAALQRLGLDWESLRARYPRLCVVSIVGYPAPNDHVAGHDLTYQAALGLIFPPHMPVSLLTDISGAAEVVTTVLGLLFQREKSGTGAYRQVSLVECALPFVDPLKYGSTLPNGGLGGAIPEYNLYQTQDGWIAVAALEPHFKERLEGAFSLSGAESYRAIFATESSLFWQEWAHEHDVPIEIVKEWR from the coding sequence ATGACACATACGCGACTCTCAGAGAGTGATGCGAATTTCCATACGATACTTCACGGGTGCAAGGTGGTGAATGTTTCGCTTAATTTGCCGGGACCTGCCGCTGCGGAAAAACTTGCCAACATGGGAGCGCATGTCACTAAGGTTGAGCCTCCAACGGGTGATCCGATGCAGCACTACTGTCCCTACTGGTATCAGCACATGGCAGCAGGGCAAACGGTTGTTACTGCTGATCTAAAAAGCGAGGCGGGGAAATCAGATCTCGATGCGTTGCTACGCAATGCCGATGTGCTGCTTACCGCTTCGCGCCCGGCAGCGCTGCAACGGCTGGGACTTGACTGGGAATCGTTACGCGCCCGTTATCCGCGCCTTTGTGTTGTTTCTATCGTAGGCTACCCCGCGCCCAATGATCATGTGGCGGGTCACGATCTCACCTATCAGGCCGCGCTCGGTTTGATATTTCCGCCACACATGCCAGTGAGTTTGCTGACCGATATTTCCGGTGCGGCCGAGGTGGTTACGACGGTACTTGGATTGCTTTTCCAACGCGAAAAAAGCGGTACCGGAGCGTATCGCCAAGTGTCGCTTGTTGAATGTGCTTTACCCTTTGTCGATCCTTTGAAGTACGGAAGTACCTTGCCGAATGGTGGTCTCGGTGGAGCTATTCCTGAGTATAACCTGTACCAGACACAGGATGGTTGGATTGCGGTAGCCGCTCTTGAACCACACTTTAAAGAGCGCCTTGAGGGCGCGTTTTCCTTGAGCGGTGCTGAGAGCTATCGGGCAATATTTGCGACAGAGAGTTCGCTTTTCTGGCAGGAGTGGGCACATGAACACGATGTGCCGATTGAAATAGTGAAAGAGTGGCGTTGA
- the cobO gene encoding cob(I)yrinic acid a,c-diamide adenosyltransferase: MMLRQGYTQVYTGNGKGKTTAAFGLALRSVGRGLRVCVVQFLKGGGAYGEHFAADRFAPLLTVHQTGRDVWITKGNLETEDITIAQQAFKTAQHAIFLEGYDVVILDEINCAVWFGLIPVDDVVDLIAKKPPCTELVLTGRYADEKVIEKADLVTEMREIKHYYQVGVDARVGIEK, translated from the coding sequence ATAATGCTTCGGCAAGGATATACGCAAGTGTACACCGGCAATGGCAAAGGGAAGACAACAGCGGCTTTTGGTCTTGCTCTGCGCTCGGTCGGTCGCGGACTGCGTGTCTGTGTGGTGCAATTTCTCAAAGGTGGTGGAGCCTACGGGGAGCACTTTGCGGCGGACAGATTTGCGCCATTGCTTACGGTTCATCAAACTGGAAGAGACGTTTGGATTACGAAAGGAAACCTTGAGACGGAAGATATTACTATCGCTCAACAGGCTTTCAAAACCGCTCAACATGCCATATTTCTTGAAGGATACGATGTTGTCATACTCGATGAAATAAATTGTGCCGTCTGGTTTGGGTTGATTCCGGTGGACGATGTTGTCGACCTGATTGCGAAAAAACCGCCCTGCACAGAACTTGTTTTAACGGGACGGTATGCTGACGAAAAAGTTATAGAAAAAGCTGACTTGGTCACGGAGATGAGAGAAATCAAACATTACTATCAAGTGGGCGTCGATGCCCGTGTCGGCATTGAAAAATAG
- a CDS encoding electron transfer flavoprotein subunit alpha/FixB family protein — MKVLAVGEYRENTLLESTYELLGFAKHLGADVSMVLVGRRGQGVALSGTLYLADVNVYHEYNPELHTRLVLQAAAEENPDLIVFLHSSYGWDLAPRVAAALGVAQISEVIGVDGSEYEVPCCNAKMRRKVSSAKSQVVLTLQPGAFTAHKASEDAKVVSLEVATESKGTFTFVGYEAAEAKGVDLSRAEVIVTAGRGIGKKDNVAIIADLAKALKGELGASRPVVDAGWVPHDHQVGTTGQTVSPKLYIACGVSGAIQHLAGMKKSDFIVAINKDRDAPIGEVADVLVVADVMQFVPALTAKVSS; from the coding sequence ATGAAAGTATTGGCAGTCGGTGAATATCGCGAAAATACATTATTAGAAAGCACGTACGAACTACTTGGCTTTGCAAAGCATCTTGGCGCTGACGTTTCAATGGTGCTGGTGGGACGTCGCGGGCAGGGTGTCGCACTGTCGGGAACGCTCTATCTGGCCGACGTTAACGTCTATCATGAGTACAACCCAGAGCTGCATACGCGACTTGTTCTGCAAGCAGCGGCCGAAGAAAACCCCGACCTGATCGTGTTCTTGCACTCGTCGTATGGATGGGATTTGGCTCCGCGTGTGGCGGCGGCACTTGGTGTGGCACAAATTTCCGAAGTTATCGGTGTTGACGGCAGCGAGTACGAGGTTCCCTGCTGCAATGCAAAAATGCGAAGGAAGGTGAGCAGTGCGAAGTCCCAAGTGGTGTTAACGTTGCAACCTGGTGCTTTTACGGCGCATAAAGCCAGCGAAGACGCCAAGGTTGTTTCACTTGAAGTTGCGACGGAATCAAAAGGGACATTCACTTTTGTGGGGTACGAAGCAGCTGAAGCGAAAGGGGTAGATTTGTCGCGTGCGGAAGTTATTGTCACCGCAGGTCGCGGCATTGGTAAGAAAGATAATGTGGCGATAATTGCCGACCTTGCCAAAGCCCTGAAAGGGGAGTTAGGCGCAAGTCGTCCCGTCGTTGATGCGGGCTGGGTTCCGCATGACCACCAAGTCGGTACTACGGGGCAAACGGTAAGCCCTAAACTCTATATCGCGTGTGGCGTTAGTGGTGCCATTCAGCATCTGGCAGGGATGAAAAAATCTGATTTCATCGTGGCGATCAATAAAGATCGCGACGCGCCAATTGGTGAGGTTGCGGACGTGTTGGTCGTTGCCGATGTGATGCAATTTGTCCCCGCGCTGACAGCGAAAGTTTCGTCATAA
- a CDS encoding electron transfer flavoprotein subunit beta/FixA family protein, whose translation MKILVCMKQVPDLESRFRVNADGTWFDESDLAFRMNEYDEYAVEQAVQVREKLGAEAELTVLSVGPARVVEALKKALAMGCDKAVHILDAAVHTKDPAQIAATIAQFCKDKDFKLIFTGMQSQDRGSAQVGVLLASALGYSCATTIVDFSLVGDNVEVKRELEGGTKGVVTLSLPAVFTCQLGLNSPRYPTLPNIMKAKKKEIREIPVAELTCIEPLALTRKVYPPEKKSGGLVLEGDVATMVDRVVSLLKEKTSVLR comes from the coding sequence ATGAAAATTCTGGTTTGTATGAAACAGGTGCCTGACCTTGAGTCGCGCTTTCGTGTGAACGCTGACGGTACATGGTTTGATGAAAGTGATTTAGCATTCAGAATGAACGAGTATGACGAATACGCGGTTGAGCAAGCGGTACAAGTTCGGGAAAAACTTGGCGCGGAAGCTGAACTGACGGTTCTTTCCGTAGGGCCGGCTCGTGTGGTGGAGGCACTGAAGAAAGCTCTTGCGATGGGATGCGATAAGGCGGTGCACATTCTTGATGCGGCGGTACACACGAAAGATCCCGCGCAAATAGCCGCAACTATTGCTCAATTCTGCAAAGACAAAGACTTTAAACTGATTTTTACCGGCATGCAATCACAAGACCGCGGCTCGGCGCAAGTGGGCGTACTCCTTGCCAGCGCACTTGGGTATTCCTGCGCCACGACCATCGTAGATTTCTCCCTTGTTGGTGACAATGTAGAGGTTAAGCGTGAGCTAGAAGGTGGGACAAAAGGTGTCGTTACGCTCTCGCTTCCGGCAGTCTTCACATGCCAGTTGGGGTTGAATTCGCCGCGCTACCCAACATTGCCGAACATTATGAAGGCCAAAAAGAAGGAAATTCGTGAAATTCCGGTTGCTGAACTTACGTGTATTGAACCGCTGGCACTCACCAGAAAAGTGTATCCACCAGAGAAAAAATCGGGTGGCCTTGTGCTGGAAGGTGATGTGGCAACCATGGTCGATCGTGTTGTGTCACTACTTAAAGAAAAAACATCAGTGTTGCGCTAG
- a CDS encoding heterodisulfide reductase-related iron-sulfur binding cluster gives MEFTREIYWNIGSGVILPMYLLSFVAIALCIWGFYRRIALYRQGKDVERFDQPAVRIHAMLRLALQQTKVLRVKKRGGFHAFFFWSFLLLFIGTLLIMLQADLTDPVFGYVFLKGTFYLLFSLVLDIAGAVGIVMLAFLMARRFFTQPKEIESIRDDYAIHGMLFAILVTGFLVEGARMAATEIPQASTLMWYSPVGLVFGQLFTSLHADTVLALHSALWWLHFLIVLAFIVAIPFTKLRHIFTIPANYFLGDLRAKGTLAPIPLEDETIEQYGVSTIHDLTWKDIFDTDACISCQRCQDRCPAYVTDKPLSPMKLIQQIGEVAVGENPQTSLAECVTHDVLWSCTTCRACQDICPANVEHVNKIIGMRQSLSLMEGEFPGDEVRTAIGNIEVNGNPFGLAYASRGDWADGLDVARLSEGETADILYFAGCYASFDKRNRDVARSFIAICNAAGLRVGILGKEEKCCGEPVRKLGNEYLFQMQATENVETIKGYGVSRIVTTCPHCFNTLSRDYKDFGLDIPVEHHSIFIQTLIDEGKLDIAGGLEAFSATYHDSCYLSRYKDITQEPRKTLAQVGGTIQEMEKHGIDGFCCGAGGGRILAEETLGKRINVERVRMAAETNVPLLVANCPFCLTMFEDGIKTGGFEENLKVMDLAEVVVNKLSLSK, from the coding sequence TACCGCCAAGGGAAGGATGTTGAGCGTTTTGACCAACCGGCGGTGCGGATCCACGCGATGCTCCGTTTAGCGCTGCAGCAGACAAAAGTATTGCGGGTGAAAAAGCGAGGCGGTTTTCATGCATTTTTCTTCTGGTCGTTTCTGTTGCTGTTTATCGGAACGCTGTTGATTATGCTTCAGGCTGATCTCACCGATCCGGTTTTCGGATATGTCTTTTTAAAAGGCACCTTCTACCTCCTTTTTTCACTGGTACTTGATATTGCCGGAGCCGTGGGTATCGTTATGTTGGCGTTTCTCATGGCTCGGCGCTTTTTTACGCAACCCAAGGAAATTGAATCGATTCGCGACGACTACGCGATTCACGGTATGCTTTTTGCTATTCTCGTCACAGGATTTTTGGTCGAAGGGGCACGCATGGCGGCAACAGAGATCCCACAAGCTTCAACGCTTATGTGGTATTCACCGGTAGGGCTTGTCTTCGGCCAACTGTTTACCTCTTTGCATGCCGATACCGTACTGGCTTTGCACAGCGCTCTTTGGTGGCTCCACTTTCTGATTGTGCTGGCCTTTATTGTCGCCATCCCTTTCACGAAGCTGCGGCATATTTTTACCATTCCGGCAAACTACTTTCTCGGCGATTTACGCGCGAAAGGGACGCTCGCTCCTATACCGCTTGAAGATGAAACTATCGAGCAGTACGGGGTTTCTACCATTCATGATCTCACTTGGAAGGATATTTTTGACACCGATGCCTGCATTAGCTGTCAGCGGTGTCAGGATCGTTGTCCCGCGTATGTGACCGATAAACCGCTCTCTCCGATGAAACTTATTCAGCAGATTGGCGAAGTGGCTGTTGGCGAAAATCCGCAAACGAGCCTCGCGGAATGTGTGACGCACGACGTACTCTGGTCATGCACAACCTGCCGCGCCTGTCAGGATATTTGTCCCGCGAATGTGGAGCATGTCAATAAAATCATCGGCATGCGTCAGAGTCTTTCACTCATGGAAGGTGAGTTTCCTGGCGATGAAGTTCGCACTGCAATAGGCAACATTGAAGTCAATGGCAACCCATTTGGGCTGGCCTATGCGAGTCGTGGTGATTGGGCGGATGGTCTTGATGTTGCCCGTCTGAGTGAAGGTGAAACCGCCGACATTCTTTATTTTGCAGGTTGTTACGCTTCATTTGATAAGCGCAATCGCGACGTGGCCAGAAGCTTTATTGCGATCTGCAACGCTGCTGGACTCCGTGTTGGGATACTAGGCAAAGAAGAAAAATGTTGCGGCGAACCGGTGCGAAAGCTTGGTAATGAATATCTTTTCCAGATGCAGGCCACAGAAAACGTCGAAACCATCAAAGGATATGGTGTTTCGCGTATTGTGACGACCTGTCCGCATTGCTTTAATACCTTATCGCGCGACTATAAAGATTTCGGGCTCGATATTCCTGTCGAACACCACTCAATATTTATACAAACGTTGATTGATGAAGGGAAACTGGATATTGCTGGCGGTCTGGAGGCGTTTTCTGCGACCTATCACGACTCCTGCTATCTCAGTCGTTATAAGGATATTACGCAGGAACCGCGCAAAACTCTGGCACAGGTTGGCGGTACCATTCAGGAAATGGAAAAGCATGGCATTGATGGGTTTTGCTGTGGCGCTGGCGGCGGGAGAATTCTTGCTGAAGAAACGCTTGGCAAAAGAATCAATGTCGAACGAGTACGCATGGCAGCGGAAACGAATGTGCCACTGTTGGTGGCGAACTGTCCGTTTTGCCTGACGATGTTTGAAGATGGCATTAAAACGGGCGGGTTTGAAGAAAACCTGAAAGTTATGGATCTCGCCGAGGTTGTTGTTAATAAACTCTCACTTTCGAAATAA